From Nilaparvata lugens isolate BPH chromosome 7, ASM1435652v1, whole genome shotgun sequence, one genomic window encodes:
- the LOC120352318 gene encoding uncharacterized protein LOC120352318: MGIHKGTTFFEEKNVDISGRNENIDAKSRDDFDVKEKNPVFSNSLDRSRMCDYDSSFDTKIRRAFDEKQDILEETNSRRGLSSEIIMNANNMNSTFLKSDNSLKKKQKLVKEIILEGNSQARATANIVKYFFISFTFIPLSGIISYSLHLKSIENLPLPFLIYSPFSLTLNISSLYEYIMMNLVELFYIYYATVLSISGHVMQLLSINNLLVEMRLFHLNAQEIEGEFERVLNTVQIQSEARLRLAVRELVIHHQTIFRKVRELNQGCDFRIFYANSYICLQIVFAIFIFMKGGFILKIKYGIMLITLVLVEFIFSESGQRLQDEGEQLRLALYECNWIGKPVWFTKVLQILMIRNNNSPKLGLLNLFTLNRNNVTVVIRGAYSYFSLLNKIST; encoded by the exons ATGGGAATTCATAAAGGTACAACCttttttgaagagaaaaatgttgatattagTGGGAGAAATGAGAATATTGATGCAAAATCGAGGGATGATTTTGATGTGAAAGagaagaatcctgtattttccAACAGTTTAGACAGATCAAGAATGTGTGATTATGATAGCAGTTTTGATACTAAAATTAGAAGAGCTTTTGATGAAAAACAAGATATTTTGGAGGAGACGAACTCAAGAAGAGGTTTGTCAtctgaaataataatgaatgcaAATAATATGAACAGTACGTTCTTGAAAAGTGACAATTCTTTGAAGAAGAAACAAAAACTTGTTAAAGAAATCATTCTGGAAGGGAACAGCCAAGCCAGAGCTACTGCAAATATCgtcaaatattttttcatcagtTTTACTTTCATCCCTTTATCCGGTATCATCTCCTACTCACTTCACCTCAAATCCATCGAGAACCTTCCTCTCCCTTTCCTTATCTATTCacccttctctctcactctaaaCATCTCCAGTTTATAtgagtatattatgatgaatttgGTGGAGTTGTTTTATATTTACTACGCAACTGTACTCTCTATAAGCGGGCATGTAATGCAGTTGTTGtctataaataatctattggtGGAGATGAGGCTGTTTCATTTAAATGCTCAGGAAATTGAAGGAGAGTTTGAGAGGGTGCTAAATACAGTACAGATACAGAGTGAGGCGAGACTGCGTTTAGCAGTCAGAGAACTTGTCATTCATCATCAGACTATATTCAG GAAAGTGAGAGAACTGAACCAAGGCTGCGATTTTCGAATATTCTACGCAAACTCCTACATTTGTTTGCAAATAGTGTTTGCAATTTTCATCTTCATG AAAGGTGGATTCATACTGAAAATCAAGTATGGTATAATGCTGATCACTCTGGTACtggttgaatttatttttagtgaGAGCGGTCAAAGATTACAGGATGAG GGAGAGCAGCTAAGACTAGCATTATACGAATGCAACTGGATTGGTAAACCAGTTTGGTTTACAAAAGTTCTCCAAATTCTAATGATAAGGAACAACAATTCGCCAAAATTGGGCCTCCTCAATTTGTTCACACTCAACAGGAATAATGTCACCGTG GTGATTAGAGGTGCCTACTCCTATTTTAGTTTGCTGAACAAGATTTCTACATGA
- the LOC111054263 gene encoding LOW QUALITY PROTEIN: protein obstructor-E-like (The sequence of the model RefSeq protein was modified relative to this genomic sequence to represent the inferred CDS: inserted 1 base in 1 codon) translates to MIFVVVTVSGQQGQKNVQEDPCKVKSRVVADATYCDRYWECVNGQPELYDCPNGLVYAGKNRGVTEGCDYPWRANYCEDKTQANGPIGREHCDWLYGIFGHETSCTRYWTCWNGTATEQLCIGGLLYNENTHSCDWPENVDGCQKHPLCNDDANGNVPLGKSCNRXWQCQGGYPRLQRCPAMLVFDRRSLRCVVPPTEDCEVPTTPPPAPGEEEDGEQNLPVQPPKPINGRQQQNYQQPPPQQQQQQQQQQSQQQYRRSEDLPPNLPNLPQGAIPIPVRARARN, encoded by the exons atgatttttgttGTGGTTACAGTCAGTGGACAACAAGGACAGAAGAATGTGCAGGAAGACCCGTGCAAGGTGAAGAGTCGAGTTGTGGCCGATGCGACGTACTGCGACAGATACTGGGAGTGTGTGAATGGCCAGCCCGAGCTCTACGACTGCCCCAACGGACTCGTCTACGCCGGAAAGAACCGCGGAGTCACCGAGGGCTGTGACTACCCCTGGAGAGCCAACTATTGCGAAGACAAGACGCAAGCAA ATGGTCCAATAGGCCGAGAACACTGCGACTGGCTGTATGGCATTTTCGGACACGAGACATCATGCACCAGGTATTGGACATGCTGGAATGGAACCGCCACTGAACAGCTCTGCATCGGTGGATTGCTCTACAACGAGAACACCCACTCTTGTGATTGGCCTGAGAACGTCGATGGATGCCAGAAACATC CGCTGTGTAACGACGATGCGAATGGAAACGTGCCGCTGGGGAAGTCGTGCAACC TATGGCAGTGCCAGGGTGGCTACCCGCGACTGCAGCGCTGCCCCGCCATGCTGGTCTTCGACCGTCGCTCGCTGCGGTGTGTCGTCCCCCCCACTGAGGACTGCGAAGTACCCACCACACCCCCTCCAGCACCTGGCGAG GAAGAGGACGGTGAACAAAATCTACCAGTTCAGCCACCAAAACCAATCAATGGCAGACAACAACAGAACTACCAACAGCCACCACCccaacaacaacagcaacaacagCAGCAACAGTCACAACAGCAGTACAGAAGGAGCGAAGACCTACCACCAAACCTGCCCAATCTCCCTCAGGGAGCAATTCCCATCCCTGTCAGGGCGCGAGCCAGGAATTAA
- the LOC111054271 gene encoding putative odorant receptor 19b: MMNLVELFYIYYATVLSISGHVMQLLSINNLLVEMRLFHLNAQEIEGEFERVLNTVQIQSEARLRLAVRELVIHHQTIFRKVRELNQGCDFRIFYANSYICLQIVFAIFIFMKGGFILKIKYGIMLITLVLVEFIFSESGQRLQDEGEQLRLALYECNWIGKPVWFTKVLQILMIRNNNSPKLGLLNLFTLNRNNVTVVIRGAYSYFSLLNKIST; encoded by the exons atgatgaatttgGTGGAGTTGTTTTATATTTACTACGCAACTGTACTCTCTATAAGCGGGCATGTAATGCAGTTGTTGtctataaataatctattggtGGAGATGAGGCTGTTTCATTTAAATGCTCAGGAAATTGAAGGAGAGTTTGAGAGGGTGCTAAATACAGTACAGATACAGAGTGAGGCGAGACTGCGTTTAGCAGTCAGAGAACTTGTCATTCATCATCAGACTATATTCAG GAAAGTGAGAGAACTGAACCAAGGCTGCGATTTTCGAATATTCTACGCAAACTCCTACATTTGTTTGCAAATAGTGTTTGCAATTTTCATCTTCATG AAAGGTGGATTCATACTGAAAATCAAGTATGGTATAATGCTGATCACTCTGGTACtggttgaatttatttttagtgaGAGCGGTCAAAGATTACAGGATGAG GGAGAGCAGCTAAGACTAGCATTATACGAATGCAACTGGATTGGTAAACCAGTTTGGTTTACAAAAGTTCTCCAAATTCTAATGATAAGGAACAACAATTCGCCAAAATTGGGCCTCCTCAATTTGTTCACACTCAACAGGAATAATGTCACCGTG GTGATTAGAGGTGCCTACTCCTATTTTAGTTTGCTGAACAAGATTTCTACATGA